DNA sequence from the Anaerolineae bacterium genome:
GGAAAAGGCGATTAGCAATAGCCGGCCCCTTCGGACTGAGGGCAAAGGGGACTGCAAGAGCACGGATAATACCATTGGCTGCGAGCCTGGAGAGAAAAGGCTTTGAGGTTAAAGTTTTCCTCCCGCCGTGGGATTCGCCCTTTGATTCCGGTAGAGCCGAAGAAATTGGAGGGGTGGAAATCCAGCATCTGACGCTCCCCCGCAGGATTCCTCTGGTCTACCATCTTTCCATAGCCTTAAACCTCACCCGCCACTGTTTAGCCTGGCACCCCGACTTCGTATGGCTTTTCAAGCCCATAGGCTACACAGGCCTGGCAGCGGCTCTCCTCAAGCCTTTTGGGGCCCCGGTGGTGGTGGACGCCGATGATTGGGAGGGCAGGGGTGGATGGAGCGGGAAGAACCCATATCCATGGCTCTGGCGGGCCCTTATTCCCTTTCAGGAAAAGTGGGTTTTATCCCACGCTGATGCTGTAACGGTGGCCAGCCGAACCCTCCAATCCATTGTTTGGAGCATGGGGGTACCACCGATGAGGGTTCTTTACCTGCCCAATGGTGTTGAGCCTCTGCCTCACTTGGGCCCGGGGAGCCGGAAGGCTGTGGGCCTTTACACAAGGTTTGTGGAGTTTGCCCCCGAAGACCTCCTGGAAATCTGGCTCAAAGTCCTGGAAAAGGAGTCGGACACCGAACTCATTATTGTGGGGGAGGGTTTCAAAGGGGAAGAAAGGGACTTTTTGTCTCTGGCCCGGCAAGCGGGCCTTGAGAAGAGTGTAAAAGTAATAGGGTTTATGGATAGAAAGGAAGCCCTGGCTCTGCTGGGAGAATGCAGGCTGGCCATCTGGCCCAGCCGCGATAACCTCATCAATCGAGCCAAGTGCTCAGTCAAGCTGGCTGAGCTGGTAGCCATCGGTCTGCCAGTGGTGGCG
Encoded proteins:
- a CDS encoding glycosyltransferase family 4 protein gives rise to the protein MVRKRRLAIAGPFGLRAKGTARARIIPLAASLERKGFEVKVFLPPWDSPFDSGRAEEIGGVEIQHLTLPRRIPLVYHLSIALNLTRHCLAWHPDFVWLFKPIGYTGLAAALLKPFGAPVVVDADDWEGRGGWSGKNPYPWLWRALIPFQEKWVLSHADAVTVASRTLQSIVWSMGVPPMRVLYLPNGVEPLPHLGPGSRKAVGLYTRFVEFAPEDLLEIWLKVLEKESDTELIIVGEGFKGEERDFLSLARQAGLEKSVKVIGFMDRKEALALLGECRLAIWPSRDNLINRAKCSVKLAELVAIGLPVVAEDVGEVSAYVPPELLVESGRYGEFADKVVMLLRDESLARELGLRGRERILNRFSWDFLAEKFVRFLEEVGFG